The following coding sequences are from one Mesotoga sp. UBA6090 window:
- a CDS encoding nitroreductase family protein, which produces MLSKQEIMKAIGQRVTQRKFLEKQLSPEQMKEVHLALGDIIPINSDSPLQWYFTPQFPSGSGIVLAKLKEFTTPKLVKYGFEGEQIVLNLTLKGFSTSWARLPNYLSMVIVGFQANSNEDIVERASRFLYRDANRKPFEEVVFGREEYVDSRIKDIVNAGRMAPSSFNRQPWKFEILSKNEIAVHGWKKIPLIYEEVIAIDLGVVLSHMYLMAKAINSEAQVEAKSERTYLLRF; this is translated from the coding sequence ATGTTAAGCAAGCAGGAGATCATGAAAGCTATAGGCCAAAGAGTAACTCAGAGAAAGTTCCTGGAAAAACAGTTGTCTCCTGAGCAGATGAAAGAGGTGCATCTTGCTCTTGGAGACATTATCCCAATAAACTCAGATTCTCCTTTACAGTGGTATTTCACTCCGCAGTTTCCATCAGGTTCGGGAATTGTACTGGCGAAACTAAAAGAATTCACGACGCCAAAGCTGGTCAAGTACGGTTTCGAAGGTGAGCAAATAGTTCTTAATCTAACTCTGAAGGGATTCTCTACAAGCTGGGCTCGTCTGCCCAATTATCTATCTATGGTTATCGTGGGCTTTCAGGCCAACAGTAATGAGGATATCGTCGAGAGAGCATCGCGTTTCTTATACAGAGATGCCAACAGAAAGCCCTTTGAAGAGGTTGTGTTTGGTAGAGAAGAGTACGTGGACAGCAGGATAAAAGACATTGTGAACGCGGGTAGGATGGCGCCCTCGTCGTTCAACCGGCAGCCTTGGAAGTTCGAAATCTTGAGCAAGAACGAAATTGCAGTTCACGGATGGAAGAAAATCCCTTTGATTTATGAAGAAGTAATTGCAATTGATCTGGGCGTTGTGCTCTCCCATATGTACCTAATGGCAAAGGCCATTAATAGTGAGGCACAAGTTGAGGCGAAGAGCGAAAGAACATATTTATTGAGATTCTGA
- a CDS encoding flavodoxin family protein, which translates to MKSIVVYFSYDESTKALAEAMASSIDADLLRLVPTGDFARTYYHHVENAKQIETTPGYDPDKEHIWGSESVTMNDKPELEPYRFDPNKYDLIIIGSPVWALTYAPPISTFLEENKLEGKKIALFCTHDGMIGAAFENLKKALKGNDVIQESDFESPSSRLDEYVETAKEWARELREGL; encoded by the coding sequence ATGAAGTCTATTGTTGTTTATTTCTCATACGATGAAAGTACAAAAGCTCTTGCAGAGGCTATGGCCTCTTCAATCGATGCTGACCTTCTAAGGCTTGTGCCCACAGGGGACTTTGCACGAACCTACTATCACCATGTTGAGAATGCCAAGCAAATAGAGACCACTCCCGGATACGATCCTGACAAGGAGCACATCTGGGGAAGCGAATCGGTAACTATGAATGACAAGCCTGAACTTGAGCCATATAGGTTTGATCCGAACAAATACGATCTGATAATCATCGGCAGTCCCGTCTGGGCACTTACTTATGCGCCGCCTATCAGTACATTTCTTGAAGAAAACAAGCTGGAGGGAAAGAAGATAGCTCTTTTCTGTACACATGATGGAATGATCGGTGCTGCCTTTGAGAATCTCAAGAAGGCACTGAAGGGTAATGATGTGATACAGGAGAGCGACTTCGAATCACCTTCTTCCAGGCTAGATGAATACGTTGAAACGGCAAAGGAGTGGGCTAGGGAATTACGGGAAGGTCTGTAA